In the Flavobacterium sp. 90 genome, GATTCTGCCATCGCTTTTTAGGGTATTTTCGATTAGTATGCCACCAATTTTTTTATTGTATGACATAATGTCGTTCGGCCATTTTATACTTAAATCAGAAATATTTAACGTTTTTAAAACCTCAATTACAGCTAATGAAACTACTATACTCAAGTTAAAAAATTGTTCATTATCATATAAAAAATCCTTGACCAAGGCACTCATAATTAAGTTTTTACCTGATTCAGACTGCCACTTTGCTCCCATCTGCCCTTTCCCTTTTGTCTGATTTTCAGCCGTTACGACAGTGAAATTATCAAGCTCATCTTGGCTTGACAATGATTTTAAGAAATCATTTGTTGAATCTATGGCATCGAGTTTGATTAGTTTCATTTAAGTAATTTAAATAACTTAATTTAATATTTTGTTAAGGTTCAAAAATAATCACAAAATTTGGTAACTTTACAAATTCATATAAAATAATTCATGGCGAAAAAGACTATTAATAATGATGTTCTACTGGCGAACATAATCAAAGGGATTGAAGAAGTAAAAGGAAATGATATCGATATTCTTGACTTAAGAGAAATAGACACGGCTGTTTGTGACTATTTTGTAATTTGCAACGGAAGCTCTAATACCCAAGTTAACGCCATTGTAAACTCAATTCAAAAAACAGTATCTAAAGATTTAAAAGACAAACCTTGGCACGTAGAAGGAACCGATAATGCAGAATGGGTTCTGATGGATTATGTGCATATCGTGGTACATGTTTTCCAGAAACACATTCGTGAATACTATAATATCGAAAGCCTTTGGGGTGACGCCAAAATAACTACAATCGAAAACAAATACTAAAGAAAATTTTTTCTAATGGCTAAAGATAATAATCCAAATCCGAGTAAATTTAAAATAAGTCCTTGGTTAATATACACCGCAATACTTTTAGTTTTTTTATTTATAAGTTTTGCTACCGGAGGATCAAGCATGAGCGAACCTGCTCAGCTTAAATCTTCTAACATTGACAATATGTTGGCTAAAGGAGAAATTAAAAATGTTATCATTTTTAATAATAAAGATGCTGAAATTTACCTTTCTGATGCCGGACTTAAAGATCCTGCTAACAAAAAGGTATCTAAAGATATGTTTGACAGACCAAATAAGGGACCACATTATACGACCAAGTTTGGTGATTTAAAATCTTTTCAAGAAAAACTTGACAGGGCTAAAGCCGAAAAAAAATTAATTGATTACGATTTCAAAGAGGCAAATAATTGGACTGATATTTTGATCAGCTTACTTCCTATCATCATTATTATTGGTGTATGGATTTTCATTATGCGTAAAATGTCAGGTGGCGCAGGTGGCGGTGGCGGACAAATTTTCAACATTGGAAAATCTAAAGCTAAAT is a window encoding:
- a CDS encoding biotin--[acetyl-CoA-carboxylase] ligase, with protein sequence MKLIKLDAIDSTNDFLKSLSSQDELDNFTVVTAENQTKGKGQMGAKWQSESGKNLIMSALVKDFLYDNEQFFNLSIVVSLAVIEVLKTLNISDLSIKWPNDIMSYNKKIGGILIENTLKSDGRIVSVVGLGLNVNQTNFDQLPNASSLAVIAGHSFDKDALPVLITDKMKEKIELWNTNSEDFWTTYFDTLFRKGVPMPFKNLNSENSGQNFMGIIQGVSSVGKIQILLEDDSVSEFDIKEVQMLY
- the rsfS gene encoding ribosome silencing factor, translated to MAKKTINNDVLLANIIKGIEEVKGNDIDILDLREIDTAVCDYFVICNGSSNTQVNAIVNSIQKTVSKDLKDKPWHVEGTDNAEWVLMDYVHIVVHVFQKHIREYYNIESLWGDAKITTIENKY